A stretch of Arthrobacter sunyaminii DNA encodes these proteins:
- a CDS encoding AMP-binding protein → MPGLDTALTPLRFLERAAQVHPEKIAVIDGDRTLTYRELAATVTKTAHALRASGLEEGSRAAFLGTNSAELLIAHYAVPLAGGVIVPLNTRLSPPEVAYICNHSGATLLFGDPDLLRGLGTPELETVTEAFSFPLQDGTSDTVEGTTSYADFLSRGTDIPLPWEVADENTVISLNYTSGTTGRPKGVMYTHRGAYLNSLGEVHHQGFDADTTYLWTLPMFHCNGWCTTWALTAASGTHVCLRAVRGPEIWRLIDTHGIDHLAGAPTVLSAIATAEEAHALEHPLTIVTAGAPPSPTVINKIHQLQATVVHVYGLTESYGPYAVCEPQAAWADLDADALAKNMARQGVGMLTSERLRVVRDMPDDDGGLADVAADGVEMGEIVMRGNSVMKGYYRDDEGTATAFYGGWFHTGDLGVMHPDGYVQLLDRSKDVVVSGGENISTIEVEQALASHPAVADVAVIGIPDERWGERPKAFVVLAPGRDVTEADLLKHVKSQIASYKAPGSVEFIIDLPKTSTGKIRKNELRSSEWEGREARIN, encoded by the coding sequence ATGCCCGGCTTGGACACTGCTTTGACACCTCTGCGCTTTCTCGAACGCGCAGCTCAGGTACACCCGGAAAAAATCGCTGTAATAGACGGTGACCGGACCCTGACCTACCGGGAGCTCGCAGCGACGGTCACGAAGACGGCACACGCGCTTCGCGCATCCGGTCTGGAGGAGGGCAGCCGCGCGGCATTCCTTGGCACCAACTCAGCAGAACTGCTGATCGCCCACTACGCCGTCCCCCTTGCCGGCGGCGTCATCGTGCCGCTGAACACCCGGCTGTCCCCGCCCGAAGTGGCCTACATCTGCAACCATTCCGGAGCCACCCTGCTCTTCGGCGACCCGGACCTGCTGCGCGGACTCGGCACCCCGGAACTGGAAACGGTCACCGAAGCTTTCTCCTTCCCGCTCCAGGACGGAACCTCCGACACTGTGGAGGGAACGACGTCGTACGCCGATTTCCTGTCCCGCGGAACCGACATTCCTCTCCCCTGGGAAGTCGCAGACGAAAACACTGTCATCAGCCTCAATTACACCTCCGGCACCACCGGCCGGCCCAAGGGCGTGATGTACACGCACCGCGGGGCCTACCTAAACTCGCTCGGCGAGGTCCACCACCAGGGCTTCGACGCAGACACTACCTACCTGTGGACGCTGCCCATGTTCCACTGCAACGGTTGGTGCACCACCTGGGCGCTGACCGCCGCATCCGGTACCCACGTCTGCCTGCGCGCCGTACGCGGGCCGGAGATCTGGCGGCTGATCGACACCCACGGCATTGACCATCTGGCTGGCGCACCCACCGTACTGAGCGCCATTGCCACCGCGGAGGAAGCCCACGCCCTGGAACACCCGCTGACCATCGTCACCGCCGGCGCTCCCCCGAGCCCCACCGTCATCAACAAAATCCATCAGCTGCAGGCCACCGTGGTGCATGTCTACGGCCTCACCGAGTCCTACGGCCCGTACGCGGTGTGCGAGCCGCAGGCCGCCTGGGCGGACCTGGACGCGGACGCGCTGGCCAAGAACATGGCACGCCAGGGCGTGGGCATGCTGACTTCCGAGCGCCTGCGCGTGGTCCGCGACATGCCTGACGACGACGGCGGGCTGGCCGACGTGGCCGCGGACGGTGTCGAGATGGGCGAGATCGTGATGCGCGGGAACTCTGTGATGAAGGGGTACTACCGCGACGACGAGGGGACGGCAACAGCTTTCTACGGCGGCTGGTTCCACACCGGAGACCTGGGGGTCATGCATCCGGACGGCTACGTTCAACTGCTGGACCGTTCCAAGGACGTGGTGGTGTCCGGCGGTGAGAACATTTCCACCATTGAGGTGGAACAGGCGCTGGCCAGCCACCCGGCTGTGGCCGACGTCGCCGTGATCGGCATCCCCGACGAACGCTGGGGTGAGCGGCCCAAGGCTTTTGTGGTGCTGGCCCCGGGCCGGGACGTGACCGAAGCGGACCTGCTGAAGCACGTTAAATCCCAGATTGCTTCCTACAAGGCTCCGGGCAGCGTGGAGTTCATTATTGATCTGCCCAAGACATCCACCGGGAAAATCCGCAAGAATGAACTGCGGTCCTCGGAATGGGAAGGCCGCGAAGCGCGCATTAACTAG
- a CDS encoding DUF1540 domain-containing protein, protein MTDHVAPVSDCSVHSCDYNHDGCTAYAITVGGAPDHASCSTFIDTTETGGLPKVLASVGACLRSECQHNDHLMCTAHDVKVGPGAESADCLTYQSR, encoded by the coding sequence ATGACTGATCACGTAGCGCCCGTCAGCGATTGCTCCGTTCACAGCTGCGACTACAACCACGACGGCTGCACTGCCTATGCCATCACGGTGGGCGGAGCCCCCGACCATGCCAGCTGCTCCACCTTCATTGACACCACCGAAACCGGTGGTCTGCCCAAAGTTCTGGCCTCCGTGGGCGCGTGCCTGCGGAGCGAATGCCAACACAATGACCACCTGATGTGCACTGCCCATGATGTCAAAGTCGGCCCCGGAGCCGAGTCGGCGGATTGTTTGACGTATCAGTCCCGCTGA
- a CDS encoding HNH endonuclease signature motif containing protein, with amino-acid sequence MDQNGSFRGGGTGEASGAGQAAGPSLSVFAASRRVDDAGSSQDGFLPAPAHSPSYRDGLTGSLVLQGAEALTQDEASAVLSRLDALVRWAQAQQAKVLHRMQTLFRDDLLEDIGREDPALTFSLAAEEAAAILHLPTNTAKMLMSEAGRLCTTHTATLARLEDGSLGYGHVQTVLDQSQNVPDSELAGFEASLLEAAGAGQTSSQFRVKARRLREGRYPDTIPVRHQSAFERRRVCLAPDEDGMSWLSALLPAARAQLVYTQLTTAARGEQGAGDPRGVDQLRADILADLLDGDEDAMDSYDLERSVPASEVMDGGGLGGRAPDSGRNEARDSGNKDNQARTRARARTEILVLITAETLFGADEQPAELHGYGPISPETARRLARQAAHWTPVERNPDTDEILRVGRRRKVPAGLQRWLRARDGTCRFPGCRTNAAIAEIDHTKPWSHGGTTDHDNLEHLCRRHHMFKSRGFWKAQQHSPGIIEWTSPGGRTYRTDPHLTLAAGLSAGVSAGPGTGLSTGPRVEATKPAVSRMSGWISADELRGYGEDPPPF; translated from the coding sequence ATGGATCAGAACGGATCTTTTCGAGGCGGCGGCACCGGTGAAGCATCCGGTGCCGGGCAGGCTGCCGGCCCGAGCCTGTCGGTCTTCGCAGCTTCGCGCAGGGTCGATGATGCAGGTTCCAGCCAAGACGGTTTCCTTCCGGCCCCTGCCCATAGTCCGTCCTATCGGGACGGGCTTACCGGTTCGTTGGTCCTGCAGGGTGCGGAGGCCCTGACCCAGGACGAAGCCAGTGCGGTGTTGTCCCGATTGGATGCGCTGGTGCGGTGGGCCCAGGCCCAGCAAGCCAAAGTGCTGCACCGGATGCAAACCCTCTTCCGTGACGACCTGCTCGAAGACATCGGCCGGGAAGATCCGGCCCTGACCTTCAGCCTGGCCGCAGAGGAAGCCGCAGCCATCCTGCACCTGCCCACGAACACCGCGAAGATGCTGATGAGTGAGGCGGGACGGTTGTGCACCACCCACACCGCGACCCTGGCCCGGCTGGAAGACGGGAGCCTGGGTTACGGGCATGTGCAGACGGTGCTGGACCAATCCCAGAACGTCCCAGACTCCGAACTGGCCGGCTTCGAGGCTTCCCTGCTGGAGGCTGCTGGTGCGGGGCAGACATCGTCCCAGTTCCGGGTGAAGGCCAGAAGGTTGCGGGAGGGCCGGTATCCGGACACCATTCCGGTCCGGCACCAGAGTGCTTTTGAACGCCGGCGGGTCTGTTTGGCGCCGGATGAGGACGGGATGTCGTGGCTGTCGGCGTTATTGCCGGCAGCGAGGGCGCAGCTGGTTTATACGCAGCTGACCACGGCGGCGCGGGGTGAACAGGGTGCGGGGGATCCGCGGGGAGTGGATCAGTTGCGGGCGGACATTCTGGCTGACTTGCTCGACGGTGATGAGGATGCAATGGACAGTTATGACCTCGAACGAAGTGTGCCTGCCAGCGAGGTGATGGACGGCGGCGGCCTGGGTGGCCGTGCCCCAGATTCTGGACGCAACGAGGCCCGGGACAGCGGTAACAAGGATAACCAGGCCCGGACACGTGCCCGGGCCCGCACCGAAATCCTGGTCCTGATCACCGCCGAGACCCTGTTCGGTGCCGACGAACAGCCTGCCGAACTGCACGGATACGGGCCGATCAGCCCCGAAACTGCCCGCCGGCTGGCCCGGCAGGCAGCACACTGGACTCCGGTGGAACGAAACCCGGACACTGACGAGATACTGCGGGTCGGGCGGCGCCGGAAAGTACCTGCCGGACTGCAGCGCTGGCTGCGGGCACGGGACGGAACCTGCCGGTTCCCGGGATGCCGAACCAACGCCGCGATCGCCGAAATAGACCACACCAAACCGTGGTCCCACGGCGGGACCACCGATCACGACAACCTGGAGCACTTGTGCAGACGGCATCACATGTTCAAGTCGCGGGGCTTCTGGAAGGCACAACAACACAGTCCCGGAATTATTGAGTGGACCTCCCCGGGCGGTCGGACCTACCGCACGGATCCGCACCTCACCCTGGCCGCAGGACTTAGCGCAGGAGTCAGCGCGGGACCAGGCACAGGGCTAAGCACGGGACCCAGAGTGGAAGCCACGAAACCTGCTGTAAGCCGGATGTCGGGCTGGATCTCCGCCGACGAGCTCCGTGGCTATGGTGAGGATCCACCACCCTTCTGA
- a CDS encoding DoxX family protein: MTLFLWILQIVLALMFVGIGGLRLTRPASRLRKLPWTDGYAPGTIRALGAAELVAGVCVLAPGILGWSPLVTAVAAGCLAALMTLAVLMHLRQGQRQTAVLPAILLVMAGIVLWGRLDQMM; this comes from the coding sequence ATGACCCTTTTTCTCTGGATCCTGCAGATAGTCCTGGCCCTCATGTTCGTGGGAATTGGAGGGCTGCGCCTGACCCGCCCTGCGTCCCGTCTGAGGAAGCTGCCTTGGACTGACGGGTATGCCCCGGGGACCATCCGCGCCCTGGGGGCAGCGGAACTTGTTGCCGGCGTCTGTGTCCTGGCTCCCGGGATACTGGGGTGGTCTCCTCTTGTGACAGCCGTAGCTGCAGGCTGTTTGGCCGCGCTGATGACCTTGGCGGTGCTGATGCACCTGAGGCAGGGCCAGCGGCAGACCGCAGTGCTTCCGGCTATCCTGCTGGTAATGGCCGGAATTGTGTTGTGGGGCCGGTTGGACCAAATGATGTGA